The Halobaculum magnesiiphilum genome contains the following window.
GTCCCGGCGATCGAGGTGGTCGACAGCCGGACCGGGTGGGAGTTCGACGCGCCGCTGGCGGTGGCGGACAACTGCCTCGACGCGGGACTCGTTCTCGGCGAGGGAATCGATCCCGCCGACCTCGCGCTCGCCGACGAGGCGGTAACGCTCCGCGTCGACGGAGACCCGGTCGACTCGGGCGTCGGCACTGACGTGTTCGGACACCCGCTGGCGGCGCTCGCATGGCTCGCGGACGCGGTCGACGGCCTCCCGGCCGGCACGCTCGTCACGACCGGGTCGCTGACGGAGCCGGTTCCCGTCGCCCCCGGGGAGACCGCGGTCGCGACGTTCGCGTCGCTCGGGAGCGTCGATCTCCGGGTTCGGTAGGGCGAACAGGCGACACCCGCTGTCGGTGCGGGACTCGGGGCGCGCCCCACCGCCCCGCTGTCCCTCCCGTCGTCCGTCGGAGGGTCCGGACTCGTTCCCGTCGCGGCGTGTCGCACACCCGCTTCACGCGACGGGGCGGTTCTCAGCGCATGCGGGGGCTGGTGCCGGTTCGGTATTTGAACGCTCGTCTCGACGCCTGACTGATCCGCTAATCGACTTTCGTGCTCACGGCGAGTCCGGAACCGACGGGGAGCACCGTCGTCTCGAATGCGTCGTCGTCGCAGACCGCGTCGAGGTAGGCGGCGATGCCGCGGGTCTGCTCGTTCGCGGCGTCGAGCGCGGCCGCGCCGCCGTCGGCGTCGGCGTCGCTGTGGCTTCCGTCGTCACCCTCCACGGCCGCCAGTAGCGCGTCGAAGTCGATCGGGCCGCGCATGATGTTATCCGCGGCGACGACGCCGCCGGGGGCGATCTTGTCGCGAACGGCGCGGAAGGCGTCCGCGTAGCGCTCCTTCTGGTGGTCGACGAGCACCACGTCGAAGGGACCGTCGTAGCGTTCGATCGTCTCCATCGCGTCGCCCCCCTCGAAGACGCAGCGGTCGGCGAGCCCCGCGCCGGTCATGAACTCCCGGCCCTGGTCGAGTTCGTCGGCGTCGAACTCCGTGAGGATCACGCGCTCGGCGCCGCCGCGGAGGAACCACGAGGCGGAGTAGCCGAACCCGGAGCCGAACTCGAAGACGGTCTCGGCGTCGGTGAGGCGCGCGAGCAGGCGGAGGACGGCGCCCGACTCCGGGCCGATGTTCGGGAAGTCGTGCTCGTCGGCGAACGCGGCCATCCCCGCCTGTACGTCGGTGTGCTCGGGGCCGGTCGCGCGGACGAACCGGGAGACCTCGTCTGTGAGTACCATGCGGGAAGATCGACGGCGGTCGACTTGTATCCCGACGCCGGAGTGGGGGACCCCTGGTCAGTCACGTGGACCGGTCGCGGGGCCGCCGTGGGAGTTATGTCGCTCGCTCGTGCGGGGCCGGTAGGCGATGGACACCCACCTCACGCTGGAGTTCGGCCACCGCGATCCGCTCCCCGCAGGCCACGACGACGAGGTTCGGACGCCCGACGTGCTCGTCGAGCGGTTTCTGCGGGAGTACACCGACCCCGGCGACCGCGTGCTCGACCCGTTCGCGGGGTTCGGGACGACGCTGACGGTGGCCGAACGCCTGGGTCGGGTTCCCGTCGGCGTCGAGTACGAGGCCGACCGCGTCGCCGCGATCCGCGACCGCCTCGGCGACGACCACGGCGGCGAGGTCCGTCACGCGAGCACGCTCGACCTCGACGGGTCGTGGTTCCCCCCGTGCGACTGCTGTTTCACGTCGCCGCCGTTCGATACCCACACGATCGACCTGAATCCCTTCGAGAACTACGAGGGCGAGAGCACGTACGCCGACTACCTCGACGACATCGAAGCCGCGTTCCGCGGCGTCGCCTCTGCGATGGTCCCCGGCGGCACCGTCGTGATCGACATCGTGAACGTCCGCGAGGGCGAGCACGTCACCCCGCTGGCGTTCGACGTGGCCGACCGTGTGTGCGACGTGCTTCGGTTCGACGGCGAGGTCGTGATCGAGTGGGAGGGAGAGGGGTACGAGGGCACGGCGGGGCGCTACGGCTACGGGTTCGACCACTCGTACTGTCTGGTGTTCGAGAAGCGGGCGGCGGAGTGAGCTGAGCGACGGAGTGAACCGGGCGAGTCGCCGTCAGGCCGCGAGGTAGCCGCCGAGCACCAGCAGGACGAACCCGACGACGGCGGCGGCGTTGTAGAAGGTGCCGGCGTCGCGTGCGGCGGTCCGGACCTTGCGCTGTTCGAGCGCAGAGCGGACCTTGCTTCCTCCGACCTCGACGAGTCCGGTCATGACGAGCCACAGCGTCAGCATCGTGAGCACGACGTGTCCGCGCGGCGGCGCGAACAGCCCCTCGGCACCGTACACCGTCGCGGCCATGTGACCGCCGGTCGCGACGAACACGATCGCGCCGACGCGGGTGATCGTGGAGACGCCGGAGACGACGCTGCCGAGTAGCTCCGGGCTCGCGTCGCCGTCCCTCGCGAGCGGGATGACCTTCCAGGCGGTGAGGACGACCGCGCCGACCCAGAGGCCGGCGAACAGGGTGTGGAACACGTACGCCGCGGTGAGCGCGGCTTGCATCGGAGCGACTTGCACGAGCGATCCCACCCACGGCAGACGCATAAATCCCACACGCCGCGGCGACGGTCGCGGCCGCCGTCGGCGCTTCAGTCGTCGCCTCGGTCGTCGCCACTTGGGGGCTATCGGAGCTCCGTCTCCCCCTCGCTTAAGCCGCAGGCCGACGAGGCGTTAGGCATGTTCGACCCCGACGACCTCGAATCGATCCGCGAGGGCAAGCGGGAGTGGGAGGAGGAGACCCTCTCCCCGACGCTCGACCGCTTCGGGGAGCGAAAGGAGGAGTTCACCACCGACACCGGCGGCCAGGAGGTGAAACGGCTGTACACCCCCGACGACGTGTCCGACCTCGACTACGAGGAGGACGTGGGG
Protein-coding sequences here:
- a CDS encoding O-methyltransferase, with the protein product MVLTDEVSRFVRATGPEHTDVQAGMAAFADEHDFPNIGPESGAVLRLLARLTDAETVFEFGSGFGYSASWFLRGGAERVILTEFDADELDQGREFMTGAGLADRCVFEGGDAMETIERYDGPFDVVLVDHQKERYADAFRAVRDKIAPGGVVAADNIMRGPIDFDALLAAVEGDDGSHSDADADGGAAALDAANEQTRGIAAYLDAVCDDDAFETTVLPVGSGLAVSTKVD
- a CDS encoding DNA methyltransferase, coding for MDTHLTLEFGHRDPLPAGHDDEVRTPDVLVERFLREYTDPGDRVLDPFAGFGTTLTVAERLGRVPVGVEYEADRVAAIRDRLGDDHGGEVRHASTLDLDGSWFPPCDCCFTSPPFDTHTIDLNPFENYEGESTYADYLDDIEAAFRGVASAMVPGGTVVIDIVNVREGEHVTPLAFDVADRVCDVLRFDGEVVIEWEGEGYEGTAGRYGYGFDHSYCLVFEKRAAE
- a CDS encoding CopD family protein, with the translated sequence MQVAPMQAALTAAYVFHTLFAGLWVGAVVLTAWKVIPLARDGDASPELLGSVVSGVSTITRVGAIVFVATGGHMAATVYGAEGLFAPPRGHVVLTMLTLWLVMTGLVEVGGSKVRSALEQRKVRTAARDAGTFYNAAAVVGFVLLVLGGYLAA